The proteins below are encoded in one region of Antennarius striatus isolate MH-2024 chromosome 7, ASM4005453v1, whole genome shotgun sequence:
- the LOC137599063 gene encoding long-chain-fatty-acid--CoA ligase ACSBG2-like isoform X1: MHLTVCEPAAVTEDVLMDSSRGNDFLESSCAVGDSGASLDDITANESSEEESAGEREEERGAQNKVNCITSNAQAVKAQRPNSLSVPAAGELPLWTSQRDAEVKLRMGDSGMTAETPLTINDMFTSSVKRFGDFTALSWKEGEQQKSMTYKEYYQACRTAAKSFLKLGLQRFHGVGILGFNSTEWFIADAGAILAGGFAVGIYTTNSAEACQYVAENSKANIIVVENNKQLQKILQVEDQLPDLKAIIQYRDELKEKRPNLYSWAEFMKLGRDEPEEPLDAIISSQKPNQCCTLIYTSGTTGQPKGVMLSHDNVTWTALSVSRHASLTEAPQAQEVVVSYLPLSHIAAQMIDIWIIMKVGGKTCFAQPDALKGSLVNTMNEVHPTAFMGVPRVWEKMQEKMKSVGAKSSAVRRKVAAWAKDVGLHSNLAKMNQAGEAGRTPISYHLAKKLVFKKVRKALGLERCKKCFTGAAPITKDTLEFFLSLDIPVYELYGMSESTGPHTVSLPGAFKLTSCGKEIPGCKTKLHNPDNEGNGEICFWGRHVFMGYLNMPEKTEETLDAEGWLHSGDLGKHDKDGFLYITGRIKELIITAGGENIPPVLIEDAVKEALPLISNAMLIGDKRKFLSMLLTIKSQVNAESGDPEDELTPEAIEICRKLGSSVTRVSEIVGGRDKVIYAAIQDGINRVNEKATSNAQRIQKWVILDRDFSVSGGELGPTMKLKRPVVVKMYKEQIENFYKDLATPTTPNNPLPAK; this comes from the exons TGACCGTGTGTGAACCCGCTGCCGTGACCGAAGACGTCCTGATGGATTCTTCCCGAGGGAACGACTTCCTGGAGTCGTCCTGCGCTGTGGGAGACAGCGGGGCCTcccttgatgacatcacagcaaa TGAGTCTTCTGAGGAAGAGTCCGCGggggaaagagaagaggagagaggagcacaAAACAAAGTCAACTGCATCACCTCAAACGCACAAGCAG TGAAAGCCCAGCGCCCGAACTCCCTGTCGGTGCCAGCAGCAGGAGAACTCCCCCTGTGGACATCCCAGAGGGACGCCGAGGTGAAGCTGAGGATGGGAGATTCCGGCATGACCGCAGAGACGCCTTTGACCATAAATGACATGTTCACCTCGTCCGTGAAGCGATTTGGCGACTTCACGGCTCTCAGCTggaaggagggagagcagcAGAAGAGCATGACCTACAAGGAATACTATCAGGCCTGTCGCACGGCTGCCAAGAGCTTCCTTAAG CTTGGCTTGCAAAGGTTCCACGGTGTCGGCATCTTGGGCTTCAACTCCACCGAGTGGTTCATTGCTGATGCCGGAGCCATCCTGGCAGG TGGGTTTGCTGTGGGAATCTACACCACCAACTCTGCTGAAGCCTGCCAGTATGTAGCAGAAAACTCCAAGGCCAACATCATTGTGGTGGAGAACAACAAACAGCTGCAGAAGATCCTTCAG GTTGAAGACCAGCTACCAGACTTAAAAGCGATTATCCAGTACAGAGATGAACTGAAGGAGAAGAGACCAAATCTATACTCA TGGGCCGAGTTCATGAAGCTCGGACGTGATGAGCCCGAAGAACCCCTTGATGCTATCATCTCCAGTCAGAAGCCCAACCAATGCTGCACGCTCATCTATACCTCAGGAACCACAGGACAGCCCAAAGGAGTCATGCTCAGCCATGATAAC GTAACCTGGACTGCACTATCTGTCAGCCGCCATGCGAGTCTGACAGAAGCCCCTCAAGCTCAGGAGGTGGTGGTCAGCTACCTGCCACTCAGTCATATCGCTGCACAGATGATCGACATCTGGATCATCATGAAAGTCGGAGGGAAGACGTGCTTCGCTCAGCCAGATGCACTGAAG GGCTCTCTAGTAAACACCATGAATGAGGTGCATCCCACAGCCTTCATGGGTGTCCCCCGTGTCTGGGAGAAGATGCAAGAAAAGATGAAATCTGTCGGAGCCAAATCTTCTGCAGTGCGCAGGAAGGTGGCTGCCTGGGCCAAAGACGTCGGTCTGCATTCTAATCTGGCCAAAATGAATCA GGCCGGAGAAGCTGGTCGAACACCAATCAGTTATCATTTAGCCAAAAAGCTTGTGTTCAAAAAGGTTCGTAAGGCTCTCGGCCTTGAGCGTTGCAAGAAATGCTTCACAGGCGCTGCTCCCATCACCAAAGACACACTGGAGTTCTTCCTCAGCCTTGATATTCCCGTCTATGAGCTCTATGGAATGAGCGAGAGCACTGGCCCTCACACCGTCTCCCTACCTGGAGCCTTCAAGCTCACCAG TTGTGGTAAAGAAATTCCTGGGTGCAAGACAAAGTTACACAACCCCGACAATGAAGGAAATGGTGAGATCTGTTTCTGGGGCCGTCACGTCTTCATGGGTTACCTCAACATGCCCGAGAAGACCGAGGAGACTCTGGATGCAGAGGGATGGCTGCACTCTGGTGACCTGGGCAAACACGACAAGGATGGATTCCTCTACATCACTGGAAGAATTAAAG AGCTGATCATCACCGCAGGAGGAGAGAACATTCCTCCTGTTCTCATAGAGGATGCAGTGAAGGAGGCCCTGCCACTCATCAGCAACGCCATGCTGATTGGGGACAAGAGGAAGTTTCTGTCTATGCTGCTCACCATCAAG TCTCAGGTAAACGCAGAGTCAGGCGACCCTGAAGATGAGCTGACTCCAGAAGCTATAGAGATCTGTCGGAAGCTGGGCAGCAGCGTCACGCGAGTCTCAGAGATCGTAGGGGGTCGAGATAAAGTGATCTACGCTGCCATTCAGGACGGAATCAACCGTGTTAATGAGAAGGCAACCTCCAATGCTCAGCGCATTCAGAAGTGGGTCATTCTGGATCGGGATTTCTCCGTATCAGGAGGGGAACTCG GTCCTACCATGAAGCTAAAGAGGCCAGTGGTGGTGAAGATGTACAAGGAGCAGATTGAGAACTTTTATAAGGATCTGGCAACTCCAACAACCCCGAACAACCCACTTCCTGCAAAATAG
- the LOC137599063 gene encoding long-chain-fatty-acid--CoA ligase ACSBG2-like isoform X2, with the protein MDSSRGNDFLESSCAVGDSGASLDDITANESSEEESAGEREEERGAQNKVNCITSNAQAVKAQRPNSLSVPAAGELPLWTSQRDAEVKLRMGDSGMTAETPLTINDMFTSSVKRFGDFTALSWKEGEQQKSMTYKEYYQACRTAAKSFLKLGLQRFHGVGILGFNSTEWFIADAGAILAGGFAVGIYTTNSAEACQYVAENSKANIIVVENNKQLQKILQVEDQLPDLKAIIQYRDELKEKRPNLYSWAEFMKLGRDEPEEPLDAIISSQKPNQCCTLIYTSGTTGQPKGVMLSHDNVTWTALSVSRHASLTEAPQAQEVVVSYLPLSHIAAQMIDIWIIMKVGGKTCFAQPDALKGSLVNTMNEVHPTAFMGVPRVWEKMQEKMKSVGAKSSAVRRKVAAWAKDVGLHSNLAKMNQAGEAGRTPISYHLAKKLVFKKVRKALGLERCKKCFTGAAPITKDTLEFFLSLDIPVYELYGMSESTGPHTVSLPGAFKLTSCGKEIPGCKTKLHNPDNEGNGEICFWGRHVFMGYLNMPEKTEETLDAEGWLHSGDLGKHDKDGFLYITGRIKELIITAGGENIPPVLIEDAVKEALPLISNAMLIGDKRKFLSMLLTIKSQVNAESGDPEDELTPEAIEICRKLGSSVTRVSEIVGGRDKVIYAAIQDGINRVNEKATSNAQRIQKWVILDRDFSVSGGELGPTMKLKRPVVVKMYKEQIENFYKDLATPTTPNNPLPAK; encoded by the exons ATGGATTCTTCCCGAGGGAACGACTTCCTGGAGTCGTCCTGCGCTGTGGGAGACAGCGGGGCCTcccttgatgacatcacagcaaa TGAGTCTTCTGAGGAAGAGTCCGCGggggaaagagaagaggagagaggagcacaAAACAAAGTCAACTGCATCACCTCAAACGCACAAGCAG TGAAAGCCCAGCGCCCGAACTCCCTGTCGGTGCCAGCAGCAGGAGAACTCCCCCTGTGGACATCCCAGAGGGACGCCGAGGTGAAGCTGAGGATGGGAGATTCCGGCATGACCGCAGAGACGCCTTTGACCATAAATGACATGTTCACCTCGTCCGTGAAGCGATTTGGCGACTTCACGGCTCTCAGCTggaaggagggagagcagcAGAAGAGCATGACCTACAAGGAATACTATCAGGCCTGTCGCACGGCTGCCAAGAGCTTCCTTAAG CTTGGCTTGCAAAGGTTCCACGGTGTCGGCATCTTGGGCTTCAACTCCACCGAGTGGTTCATTGCTGATGCCGGAGCCATCCTGGCAGG TGGGTTTGCTGTGGGAATCTACACCACCAACTCTGCTGAAGCCTGCCAGTATGTAGCAGAAAACTCCAAGGCCAACATCATTGTGGTGGAGAACAACAAACAGCTGCAGAAGATCCTTCAG GTTGAAGACCAGCTACCAGACTTAAAAGCGATTATCCAGTACAGAGATGAACTGAAGGAGAAGAGACCAAATCTATACTCA TGGGCCGAGTTCATGAAGCTCGGACGTGATGAGCCCGAAGAACCCCTTGATGCTATCATCTCCAGTCAGAAGCCCAACCAATGCTGCACGCTCATCTATACCTCAGGAACCACAGGACAGCCCAAAGGAGTCATGCTCAGCCATGATAAC GTAACCTGGACTGCACTATCTGTCAGCCGCCATGCGAGTCTGACAGAAGCCCCTCAAGCTCAGGAGGTGGTGGTCAGCTACCTGCCACTCAGTCATATCGCTGCACAGATGATCGACATCTGGATCATCATGAAAGTCGGAGGGAAGACGTGCTTCGCTCAGCCAGATGCACTGAAG GGCTCTCTAGTAAACACCATGAATGAGGTGCATCCCACAGCCTTCATGGGTGTCCCCCGTGTCTGGGAGAAGATGCAAGAAAAGATGAAATCTGTCGGAGCCAAATCTTCTGCAGTGCGCAGGAAGGTGGCTGCCTGGGCCAAAGACGTCGGTCTGCATTCTAATCTGGCCAAAATGAATCA GGCCGGAGAAGCTGGTCGAACACCAATCAGTTATCATTTAGCCAAAAAGCTTGTGTTCAAAAAGGTTCGTAAGGCTCTCGGCCTTGAGCGTTGCAAGAAATGCTTCACAGGCGCTGCTCCCATCACCAAAGACACACTGGAGTTCTTCCTCAGCCTTGATATTCCCGTCTATGAGCTCTATGGAATGAGCGAGAGCACTGGCCCTCACACCGTCTCCCTACCTGGAGCCTTCAAGCTCACCAG TTGTGGTAAAGAAATTCCTGGGTGCAAGACAAAGTTACACAACCCCGACAATGAAGGAAATGGTGAGATCTGTTTCTGGGGCCGTCACGTCTTCATGGGTTACCTCAACATGCCCGAGAAGACCGAGGAGACTCTGGATGCAGAGGGATGGCTGCACTCTGGTGACCTGGGCAAACACGACAAGGATGGATTCCTCTACATCACTGGAAGAATTAAAG AGCTGATCATCACCGCAGGAGGAGAGAACATTCCTCCTGTTCTCATAGAGGATGCAGTGAAGGAGGCCCTGCCACTCATCAGCAACGCCATGCTGATTGGGGACAAGAGGAAGTTTCTGTCTATGCTGCTCACCATCAAG TCTCAGGTAAACGCAGAGTCAGGCGACCCTGAAGATGAGCTGACTCCAGAAGCTATAGAGATCTGTCGGAAGCTGGGCAGCAGCGTCACGCGAGTCTCAGAGATCGTAGGGGGTCGAGATAAAGTGATCTACGCTGCCATTCAGGACGGAATCAACCGTGTTAATGAGAAGGCAACCTCCAATGCTCAGCGCATTCAGAAGTGGGTCATTCTGGATCGGGATTTCTCCGTATCAGGAGGGGAACTCG GTCCTACCATGAAGCTAAAGAGGCCAGTGGTGGTGAAGATGTACAAGGAGCAGATTGAGAACTTTTATAAGGATCTGGCAACTCCAACAACCCCGAACAACCCACTTCCTGCAAAATAG
- the LOC137599098 gene encoding LOW QUALITY PROTEIN: long-chain-fatty-acid--CoA ligase ACSBG2-like (The sequence of the model RefSeq protein was modified relative to this genomic sequence to represent the inferred CDS: deleted 1 base in 1 codon), protein MPAAGELPLWTSQGDVEVKLRMEDSGMAARTALTINDMFSLSVKRFGNYTAFSWKEGEEQKTMTYKKYYQACRTAAKSFLKLGLERYHSVGILGFNSTEWFIADIGAILAGGFGVGIYTTNSAEACQYVAENSKANIIVVENNKQLEKILQIEDQLPHLKAIILYRDEMEEKRPNLYSWDEFMKLGCDEPEEPLDAIISSQKPNQCCTLIYTSGTTGQPKGVMLSHDNITWTALSVSRYANLKEPHLNQEVVVSYLPLSHIAAQMIDIWIILKIGGKTCFAQQDALKGSLVNTMNEVHPTAFLGVPRVWEKMQEKMKLVGVQSSTMRKKMAAWAKDIGLQYNLAKMNQAGHVGRIPIKYHLAKKLVFKRVRKALGLERCTKCFTGAAPITKDTLEFFLSLNIPIYELYGMSESTGPHTFSLAAAFRLTSCGKELPGCKTKLHNPDENGIGEICFWGRHVFMGYLNMPEKTDETVDAEGWVHSGDLGKHDKDGFLYITGRIKEMIITAGGENVPPVLIEDAVKEALPLISNAMLVGDKRKFLSILLTIKSQVNAESGDPEDELTAEALEICRKLGSSAMRVSEIVEGRDKVIHDAIQDGINRVNKKATSNAQRIQKWVILDRDFSVSGGELGPTMKLKRPVVVEMYKEQIENFYQDLATPTTPNNPLPAK, encoded by the exons ATGCCAGCAGCAGGAGAACTCCCCCTGTGGACATCCCAGGGTGACGTGGAGGTGAAACTAAGGATGGAAGATTCCGGCATGGCCGCGAGGACGGCTTTGACCATAAATGATATGTTCTCCTTGTCTGTGAAACGATTTGGTAACTACACGGCTTTCAGctggaaggagggagaggagcagAAGACCATGACCTATAAGAAATATTACCAGGCCTGTCGCACGGCTGCCAAGAGCTTCCTTAAG CTCGGCTTGGAAAGGTATCACAGTGTCGGCATCTTGGGTTTCAACTCCACCGAGTGGTTTATCGCCGACATTGGAGCCATCCTGGCAGG TGGGTTTGGTGTGGGGATCTACACCACCAACTCTGCTGAAGCCTGCCAGTATGTAGCAGAAAACTCCAAGGCCAACATCATTGTGGTGGAGAACAACAAACAGCTGGAGAAGATCCTTCAG ATTGAAGACCAGCTACCACACTTAAAAGCAATTATCCTATACAGAGATGAAATGGAGGAGAAGAGACCAAATCTATACTCA tggGACGAGTTCATGAAGCTCGGATGTGATGAGCCTGAAGAACCCCTTGATGCTATCATCTCCAGTCAGAAGCCCAACCAATGCTGCACGCTCATCTATACCTCAGGAACCACAGGACAGCCCAAAGGAGTCATGCTCAGCCATGATAAC aTAACCTGGACTGCACTATCTGTCAGCCGCTACGCAAATCTGAAGGAACCCCATCTAAATCAGGAGGTGGTGGTCAGCTACCTGCCACTCAGTCATATCGCCGCACAGATGATCGACATCTGGATCATCTTGAAAATCGGAGGGAAGACTTGCTTTGCTCAGCAAGATGCACTGAAG GGCTCTCTAGTAAACACCATGAATGAGGTGCATCCCACTGCGTTCCTGGGCGTCCCACGTGTCTGGGAGAAGATGCAAGAAAAAATGAAACTCGTTGGAGTCCAGTCTTCAACCATGCGCAAGAAGATGGCTGCCTGGGCCAAAGATATTGGTCTGCAATATAATCTGGCCAAAATGAATCA ggcTGGACATGTTGGCCGAATACCGATCAAATACCATTTAGCCAAAAAGCTTGTGTTCAAAAGGGTTCGTAAGGCTCTCGGCCTTGAGCGTTGCACTAAGTGCTTCACAGGCGCTGCTCCCATCACCAAAGACACACTGGAGTTCTTCCTCAGCCTTAATATTCCCATCTATGAGCTCTATGGAATGAGCGAGAGCACTGGCCCTCACACTTTCTCCCTCGCTGCAGCCTTCAGACTCACCAG TTGTGGTAAAGAACTTCCTGGGTGCAAGACAAAGTTACACAACCCAGACGAAAATGGAATTGGCGAGATCTGTTTCTGGGGCCGTCATGTCTTCATGGGTTACCTCAACATGCCCGAAAAGACTGACGAGACTGTAGATGCAGAGGGATGGGTGCACTCTGGCGACCTGGGCAAACATGACAAGGATGGATTCCTCTACATCACTGGAAGAATTAAAG AGATGATCATCACCGCAGGAGGAGAGAACGTTCCTCCTGTTCTCATAGAGGATGCAGTGAAGGAGGCCCTGCCACTCATCAGCAATGCCATGCTGGTCGGAGACAAGAGGAAGTTTCTTTCTATACTTCTCACCATCAAG TCTCAGGTAAACGCAGAGTCAGGCGACCCTGAGGATGAGCTGACTGCAGAAGCTCTAGAGATCTGTCGGAAGCTGGGCAGCAGCGCCATGCGAGTCTCAGAGATCGTAGAGGGTCGAGATAAAGTGATCCACGATGCCATTCAGGACGGAATCAACCGTGTTAATAAGAAGGCAACCTCCAATGCTCAGCGCATTCAGAAGTGGGTCATTCTGGATCGGGATTTCTCCGTATCAGGAGGGGAACTCG GTCCTACCATGAAGCTAAAGAGGCCAGTGGTGGTGGAAATGTACAAGGAGCAGATTGAGAACTTTTATCAGGACCTGGCAACTCCAACA ACACCTAACAACCCACTTCCTGCAAAATAG